The following proteins are co-located in the Acinetobacter sp. NCu2D-2 genome:
- the dsbD gene encoding protein-disulfide reductase DsbD, translating to MTQVSFAETPLLSAEEALPIQVISTSSNQAELSWKIPDQYYLYQHKIEVQQGDQSVTLNLPQAEDLHDDNYGQVKVYYQQLAFKIPTQANQNYKVTWQGCAKDRICYPPQSIQFKTDLSGLVQVESNAAPKKQLTDLVADSEADLNTTSSESTTQDAFQQKSQDTAQDQKWSERLANSPFIYGVLLFFGLGMLLAFTPCSLPMLPILTALIVRDRKGLNAGLIALTFVTSMATVYAVLGLVASSAGLNFQRWLQQPVTLMAFSGLFVLFALNLFGLFEIKLPQAITQRLDRIQSMQKGGSLLSASVMGMLSALLVGPCMTAPLAGALLFISQTQSQWQGAILLFVLGLGMGMPLLLASILGSRVLPRAGEWMNQIKVLFAFIMLALALFFLRPLLSEATLQWLSLALGISFVIYVLSKIFWKRSGLRWLYLACLIVSVPYILYTQYLHSQRFFQQQETSSINWQVAHTANEFNALIAQAPKGQSIVIDVYADWCVACQPIEHRILKDQIVQQALAPFVLIKLDLSQYDQAHQALLNQWEILGPPTYLFLDASHQERRELRLTGAFTKAELLKQLEKLQ from the coding sequence ATGACGCAAGTGAGTTTTGCTGAAACACCACTGTTAAGTGCAGAAGAAGCGCTTCCTATCCAAGTGATTTCAACTAGTTCAAATCAGGCTGAACTGAGCTGGAAGATTCCAGATCAATATTATTTATATCAACATAAGATTGAAGTTCAGCAGGGCGATCAATCTGTTACACTTAATCTTCCTCAAGCTGAAGACCTACACGATGACAACTATGGTCAGGTGAAAGTCTATTATCAGCAGCTCGCATTCAAAATCCCGACACAGGCTAATCAGAACTATAAAGTGACATGGCAGGGCTGTGCCAAAGATCGGATATGTTATCCACCGCAAAGCATTCAGTTTAAAACAGATCTTTCAGGATTGGTTCAAGTCGAAAGCAATGCGGCCCCTAAAAAGCAGCTAACTGATTTAGTTGCTGATAGTGAGGCCGATTTAAATACCACATCAAGTGAATCTACTACACAAGACGCCTTTCAGCAGAAATCTCAGGATACCGCCCAAGATCAGAAATGGTCAGAACGCTTAGCCAATAGTCCATTTATTTATGGGGTTTTGCTCTTCTTTGGGTTGGGCATGTTACTTGCGTTCACGCCATGTTCTTTGCCCATGCTGCCGATATTAACCGCGCTGATTGTCCGTGATCGGAAAGGGCTCAATGCAGGACTGATTGCACTTACATTTGTAACCAGTATGGCAACGGTCTACGCCGTATTAGGCTTGGTTGCCTCATCCGCTGGATTAAACTTCCAGCGTTGGCTACAACAACCTGTCACTTTGATGGCCTTTAGTGGCTTATTTGTACTCTTTGCACTGAATTTATTTGGGTTATTTGAGATTAAATTACCGCAGGCAATCACGCAGCGTTTAGACCGAATCCAGTCTATGCAAAAGGGCGGTAGTTTGCTTAGTGCCAGTGTTATGGGCATGTTGTCGGCATTACTAGTAGGGCCATGTATGACGGCTCCATTGGCTGGAGCATTACTGTTTATTTCTCAAACCCAAAGTCAGTGGCAGGGCGCGATTTTACTGTTTGTGCTGGGTTTGGGTATGGGGATGCCGCTGTTATTGGCAAGTATTTTAGGCTCCAGAGTTTTACCACGTGCAGGCGAATGGATGAACCAAATCAAGGTGCTGTTTGCTTTTATTATGTTGGCATTGGCGCTGTTTTTCCTGCGTCCATTACTTTCAGAAGCTACCTTACAATGGCTGTCTTTAGCACTCGGCATTAGCTTTGTTATTTATGTACTGTCTAAAATATTTTGGAAACGCTCAGGATTAAGATGGCTATATCTTGCTTGTTTAATCGTTTCAGTCCCTTATATTTTGTATACGCAATATCTGCATAGCCAACGGTTTTTTCAGCAACAAGAAACGAGCAGCATCAATTGGCAAGTCGCACATACTGCGAACGAATTTAATGCCTTGATTGCGCAAGCACCTAAAGGTCAGTCGATTGTGATTGATGTCTATGCTGACTGGTGCGTGGCTTGTCAGCCGATTGAACATCGTATTTTGAAAGATCAAATCGTGCAGCAAGCCCTTGCGCCATTTGTATTAATTAAACTGGATTTAAGTCAGTATGACCAAGCGCATCAAGCCTTGTTAAATCAATGGGAAATTTTAGGACCACCGACTTATTTATTTTTAGATGCATCACATCAAGAACGTCGTGAGCTACGCTTAACCGGTGCATTTACCAAAGCTGAATTACTTAAACAACTTGAGAAATTACAGTAA
- a CDS encoding GGDEF domain-containing protein, whose product MKDSASTLQYALKHKITKYLVEEEVIMNWGVLKKCILMLALGCGIHLSWLAWDIFVIMQPQYWNFVNIDLVHSQLRMNSMFLLGLAVLIYPCYKFQGNKKVESFLPYLAIGLFVSSLCRDAFIVGIVSPVSMIAYVCLLTVGLVLFNRRLVYSMLVPASIFLGSCGYLSFVGELPYSPLFNIKDKFFFNGFWLISMLYFILPILAVCMMLFEILLSQWRHREKLIQRLSQIDPLTNLFNRRSINQCLDRLKHTSKNEYALVLLDLDHFKKINDFYGHHKGDETLVKVSNVLSEQLRESDIVGRFGGEEFILVLTHSTLEKAQQVAERCRQAIQQIDVLSDEGEKIIVTASFGVAISKPDLRPQQLLSQADKALYYAKACGRNLVKSYNSSLESHLKMDHIRAV is encoded by the coding sequence ATGAAAGATTCTGCATCCACATTGCAGTACGCGCTCAAACACAAAATCACCAAGTATTTGGTTGAAGAAGAAGTGATTATGAATTGGGGTGTACTCAAAAAATGTATTTTGATGCTCGCACTTGGCTGTGGTATACATCTGAGCTGGCTGGCATGGGATATATTTGTGATTATGCAGCCTCAATATTGGAACTTTGTGAATATTGATTTGGTTCACAGCCAACTACGTATGAACAGTATGTTTTTGTTAGGTTTGGCTGTACTGATTTATCCTTGTTATAAATTTCAAGGCAATAAAAAAGTAGAATCTTTTCTTCCCTATTTGGCAATTGGTCTGTTCGTATCTTCTTTATGCCGCGATGCTTTTATTGTCGGGATTGTCAGCCCTGTTTCCATGATCGCCTATGTGTGTTTGCTTACTGTCGGTTTAGTGCTATTTAACCGCCGCTTGGTGTATAGCATGCTGGTTCCTGCTTCCATCTTTTTGGGAAGCTGTGGTTATTTAAGTTTTGTCGGTGAATTACCTTATTCCCCGCTATTTAACATTAAAGATAAGTTCTTTTTTAATGGATTTTGGCTGATTTCAATGCTGTATTTCATTCTGCCGATTTTGGCAGTCTGTATGATGTTATTTGAAATTTTACTGAGCCAATGGCGGCATCGTGAAAAACTAATTCAACGCTTAAGCCAAATTGATCCGCTGACCAACTTATTTAACCGTCGTAGCATCAATCAATGTCTTGATCGTTTAAAACATACCAGCAAAAACGAATATGCTTTGGTCTTGCTTGATCTCGATCATTTTAAAAAAATTAATGACTTTTATGGTCATCACAAAGGTGATGAAACGCTCGTTAAAGTGAGTAATGTCTTGAGCGAACAGCTCCGTGAAAGCGATATTGTGGGACGTTTTGGCGGTGAAGAATTTATTTTAGTCTTAACCCATTCCACTTTAGAAAAAGCGCAACAAGTCGCGGAGCGCTGCCGTCAAGCAATTCAACAGATTGATGTGCTCAGTGATGAAGGTGAAAAGATTATTGTGACAGCGAGTTTTGGCGTCGCAATTTCAAAACCTGATCTACGTCCACAACAACTGTTAAGCCAAGCAGATAAAGCGCTGTACTATGCCAAAGCCTGTGGTCGAAACTTGGTTAAATCTTATAACAGTTCATTAGAATCGCATTTAAAAATGGATCATATTCGCGCTGTTTAA
- a CDS encoding alpha/beta hydrolase, giving the protein MNISPMTKQLITESFLKATIRTPSQFSLPPNAMRVALEQLCKLFPQDKNVKIRPLKIAGLKAEEIKPQDEATQLIFHIHGGAFFLGSLNTHRAFLTQIAARTQIQVLHVDYPLSPESTYPDALDALFDVYEALLAQGVLAKDIILSGDSCGANLALALALKIQKQQRPQVSGLILMSPFLDLTLSSPSLRYNSKHDALLSIEALEAGIDYYVPSSIQRDDPEVSPYFADLAGLPPIHIQVGSKEILLDDAQRFKEKAEQAKVKVEFKLYTGMWHNFQMFNAWFDEAKRSLSDLADFAHRLD; this is encoded by the coding sequence ATGAATATAAGCCCAATGACAAAACAATTAATTACAGAAAGCTTTCTTAAGGCAACAATTCGCACCCCTAGCCAGTTCAGCCTTCCTCCAAATGCGATGCGTGTTGCTTTAGAACAGCTCTGTAAACTGTTTCCTCAGGATAAAAATGTAAAGATCCGTCCGCTAAAAATTGCAGGTTTGAAAGCTGAAGAAATTAAACCTCAAGATGAAGCCACTCAACTGATTTTTCATATTCACGGTGGTGCTTTCTTTTTAGGGTCTCTGAATACCCATCGTGCATTTTTGACCCAAATTGCAGCTCGTACACAAATACAGGTTTTGCATGTAGATTATCCGCTTTCGCCTGAATCGACTTACCCTGACGCACTCGATGCATTATTTGATGTCTATGAGGCATTACTGGCACAAGGTGTACTGGCTAAAGATATTATTTTGTCGGGTGACTCTTGTGGTGCAAATTTAGCTTTGGCTTTAGCGCTTAAAATCCAAAAACAGCAGCGCCCTCAAGTCAGCGGTTTAATTTTGATGTCACCATTTCTTGATTTAACCCTGAGCAGTCCTTCATTACGTTATAACAGCAAACATGATGCCTTGCTTTCGATTGAAGCACTCGAAGCAGGCATTGATTATTATGTTCCCTCTTCAATTCAACGTGATGATCCTGAGGTTTCGCCTTATTTTGCAGATTTGGCAGGTTTACCCCCTATTCATATACAGGTAGGTTCAAAAGAAATTTTGTTAGATGATGCCCAGCGTTTCAAAGAAAAAGCTGAACAAGCGAAAGTTAAAGTGGAATTTAAGCTTTACACCGGTATGTGGCATAACTTTCAAATGTTTAATGCATGGTTTGATGAAGCAAAACGCTCATTAAGTGATTTAGCTGATTTTGCACATCGCCTTGACTGA
- a CDS encoding DUF2147 domain-containing protein, with the protein MKKIALTLGLLGLTAFANAADPLNGTLWKTIDDKTKQPKAIVKFTEQKNGTLSASIQKVLTPGEENACTKCEGPFHNKSLKGLTIVKGLKNTGGTSYDGGQILDPTSGKTYKLKGTLADGGQKLELRGFIGVAALGRNQTWVRAN; encoded by the coding sequence ATGAAAAAAATAGCGCTCACATTAGGATTGTTAGGTTTAACTGCTTTCGCAAACGCAGCTGATCCTCTAAATGGCACTCTATGGAAAACAATCGACGACAAGACCAAGCAACCTAAGGCTATTGTAAAGTTCACTGAACAAAAGAACGGTACATTATCTGCAAGTATTCAAAAAGTCTTAACACCAGGTGAAGAGAACGCTTGTACTAAGTGTGAAGGTCCATTCCACAATAAATCGTTAAAAGGCCTAACGATTGTGAAAGGTCTTAAAAATACAGGTGGCACAAGCTACGATGGCGGTCAGATCCTAGATCCAACGTCTGGTAAAACCTACAAGCTTAAAGGTACTTTGGCTGATGGCGGTCAAAAACTAGAGTTACGTGGTTTCATTGGTGTTGCGGCATTGGGTCGTAACCAAACTTGGGTTCGTGCAAACTAA
- a CDS encoding Spx/MgsR family RNA polymerase-binding regulatory protein: protein MLKVYGIKNCNSMKKAFDLLNELGLSYEFHDYKKQGIDADSVKTWLDALGQDVVLNKKGTTWRKLTPEEQNTALENEANLIQALTTHTSLIKRPIIATSTGFLAGFDEAAIREIQA from the coding sequence ATGCTGAAAGTATATGGAATTAAAAACTGTAACTCGATGAAGAAAGCTTTTGATTTATTGAATGAGCTTGGCTTGAGTTATGAATTTCATGACTATAAAAAACAAGGTATCGATGCCGACAGCGTAAAGACATGGCTTGATGCCTTAGGACAAGATGTCGTGCTGAATAAAAAAGGCACCACTTGGCGTAAGCTCACTCCCGAAGAGCAAAATACAGCACTTGAAAATGAAGCAAATCTTATTCAAGCCTTGACCACGCATACCAGCTTAATTAAGCGCCCTATTATTGCGACATCAACAGGCTTTTTAGCAGGTTTTGATGAAGCTGCGATTCGTGAGATTCAAGCTTAA
- a CDS encoding exodeoxyribonuclease III has product MIPKSSYPSDQKILRVVSINVNGLRSAEKKGIFDWMATSDADVICMQESRINHEQWTDKFKPEGWYTHLFPAEKPGYAGTAIYSRLPFVSVTDGLGFELADSQGRFISAEFDLGLEKTAHICSLYLPSGSSGDEAQARKDHFLEEYKKILKQWRDEDKSVIVCGDYNIVHKRIDIKNWSGNQKASGCLPHERAWLDHIYDELGYVDTFREVRKDAEVYSWWSNRGQARAKNVGWRIDYQACSPDWKDRTVNAWVYKETWFSDHAPVIIDYKL; this is encoded by the coding sequence ATGATACCAAAGAGTAGCTATCCAAGTGATCAAAAAATTTTACGTGTCGTATCCATCAACGTAAATGGTCTGCGTTCCGCTGAAAAAAAAGGGATTTTTGACTGGATGGCAACTTCAGATGCCGATGTCATCTGCATGCAAGAATCTCGTATTAACCATGAGCAATGGACCGATAAATTTAAACCTGAAGGTTGGTATACGCACCTGTTTCCTGCTGAAAAACCGGGCTATGCAGGCACTGCCATTTATAGCCGTTTACCATTTGTGTCTGTAACCGATGGTTTAGGTTTTGAATTGGCCGATTCTCAAGGTCGTTTTATCTCGGCTGAGTTTGATTTAGGTTTAGAAAAAACTGCACATATCTGTTCGCTTTACCTACCCTCAGGTTCTTCAGGTGATGAAGCGCAAGCCCGTAAAGATCACTTCTTAGAGGAATATAAGAAAATCTTAAAACAATGGCGTGATGAAGATAAATCGGTAATTGTCTGCGGTGACTACAACATCGTGCATAAACGCATTGATATTAAAAACTGGTCAGGCAATCAGAAAGCGTCAGGCTGTTTACCACATGAACGTGCTTGGCTGGATCATATTTATGATGAACTGGGCTATGTCGATACTTTCCGTGAAGTCCGCAAAGATGCAGAAGTGTATTCATGGTGGTCGAACCGCGGTCAAGCCCGCGCTAAAAACGTCGGTTGGCGTATCGATTACCAAGCTTGCTCTCCAGACTGGAAAGATCGTACAGTGAATGCTTGGGTGTACAAAGAAACATGGTTTAGTGACCATGCCCCTGTCATTATCGATTACAAACTGTAA
- the pyrE gene encoding orotate phosphoribosyltransferase, translating into MTAQAAFNPQAFIELALSRGVLKFGEFTLKSGRVSPYFFNAGLLNDGEALTGLASGYAAKLTECDNVEVIFGPAYKGIPFVAATAVALSQNHGVSVPWGFNRKEAKDHGEGGVLVGASVEGKKVWIIDDVITAGTAIREVVTILKNAGAQIAGVLVALDRQEKGQGELSAIQEVQKELEIPVHALITMKDLMDYLDAKGDKDALAKMEAYRVKYGI; encoded by the coding sequence ATGACAGCGCAAGCGGCATTTAATCCACAAGCTTTTATCGAACTCGCATTATCACGTGGTGTGCTTAAATTTGGTGAGTTTACTTTAAAATCAGGTCGTGTGAGTCCTTATTTTTTTAATGCAGGTTTGCTCAATGATGGTGAAGCCTTGACTGGCTTGGCTTCTGGCTATGCAGCAAAATTAACTGAATGCGATAATGTAGAAGTGATTTTTGGCCCTGCGTATAAAGGGATCCCTTTTGTTGCTGCAACAGCTGTGGCGTTGTCACAAAATCATGGCGTGAGTGTACCTTGGGGCTTTAACCGTAAAGAAGCTAAAGATCACGGCGAGGGCGGTGTACTTGTAGGTGCTTCGGTTGAAGGTAAAAAAGTGTGGATCATTGATGATGTGATTACCGCAGGTACTGCGATTCGTGAAGTGGTGACCATTCTTAAAAATGCAGGCGCACAAATTGCGGGTGTATTGGTTGCACTAGACCGTCAAGAAAAAGGTCAAGGTGAATTGTCTGCGATTCAAGAAGTACAAAAAGAGTTAGAAATTCCAGTACATGCCTTAATTACCATGAAAGATTTGATGGATTACTTAGATGCCAAAGGTGATAAAGACGCTTTAGCGAAAATGGAAGCGTATCGTGTGAAGTATGGTATCTAA
- a CDS encoding cold-shock protein, whose translation MSNTVTGTVKWFNETKGFGFIQQDGGPDVFAHFREITGSGFKTLAEGQKVSFVVVEGQKGPNATNITVL comes from the coding sequence ATGTCTAATACAGTTACTGGCACAGTGAAATGGTTTAACGAAACTAAAGGTTTTGGCTTCATTCAACAAGACGGTGGCCCTGACGTTTTCGCTCATTTCCGTGAAATTACTGGTTCTGGCTTCAAAACATTGGCTGAAGGTCAAAAAGTTTCTTTCGTTGTAGTTGAAGGTCAAAAAGGCCCTAACGCAACAAACATTACTGTTCTTTAA
- a CDS encoding DUF3565 domain-containing protein codes for MQQAIIGFHLDDEQHYVAELTCGHNQHVRHMPPWQNRPWVMTEQGRLQKIGVKLNCKLCDEVEFQKNL; via the coding sequence ATGCAACAAGCGATTATTGGCTTTCATTTAGATGATGAGCAGCACTATGTTGCTGAACTTACTTGTGGGCATAATCAACATGTTCGACATATGCCACCCTGGCAAAATCGCCCTTGGGTCATGACCGAACAAGGTCGGCTACAAAAAATTGGTGTAAAGCTCAACTGTAAGTTATGTGATGAAGTTGAGTTTCAAAAAAATCTATAA
- a CDS encoding NAD(P)-dependent oxidoreductase: protein MKIALIGATGMAGSRILEELVSRGHFVKAIARNTSKVAETSRVLTADVDLNDQEALVNELKGQDAVISAVRFQGLNINALINAIRESKVKRYVVVGGAGSLTMPNQPNVRVIDSEDFPEAYKLEAEGGIAFLDALKQVDDLDWTFISPSAEFGPGKRTGEFRKSKDELLVGEEGSKISTEDFAIALADELEQNNHIQERFTVGY from the coding sequence ATGAAGATTGCTTTAATTGGTGCAACAGGTATGGCAGGCTCACGTATCTTGGAAGAATTGGTTTCGCGTGGACATTTTGTCAAAGCAATTGCACGTAATACCAGTAAAGTTGCAGAGACCTCACGTGTTCTGACAGCAGACGTTGACCTGAATGATCAAGAGGCTTTGGTGAACGAACTCAAAGGACAAGATGCTGTGATTAGCGCAGTACGTTTCCAAGGACTTAATATCAATGCCTTAATTAATGCGATACGTGAATCCAAAGTGAAACGTTATGTTGTGGTCGGTGGTGCGGGTAGTTTAACTATGCCAAATCAACCCAATGTACGTGTAATTGACAGTGAAGATTTCCCTGAAGCATATAAATTAGAAGCAGAAGGTGGCATTGCTTTCCTTGATGCTTTAAAGCAGGTCGATGATCTGGATTGGACCTTTATCTCGCCTTCAGCTGAATTTGGGCCAGGTAAACGTACAGGTGAATTCCGTAAGAGTAAAGATGAGCTGCTCGTCGGTGAAGAAGGCAGTAAAATTTCTACCGAAGACTTTGCCATTGCACTGGCTGATGAGCTTGAGCAAAACAATCATATTCAAGAGCGCTTTACAGTGGGTTATTAA